From a region of the Nitrospira sp. genome:
- a CDS encoding efflux RND transporter periplasmic adaptor subunit, protein MNRDMRTKSLVVGIAVVSLFVGITAGFFAAHGVMGDMSGMKSSGGMKGHGMDGMKGMEPMPGMSDASSGAVVVPAVARQLIGVRSASAAHATLEEEIRTVGTVGYDERGFTQVTLKISGWVRKVFIDSSGRPVRKGEPLFTFYSPDLLATQDEYLLAMKTRAQLTESPIDEAKVNADALVASARARLRLWDVTDSQIAALERRGQADPVLTVYAPSSGIVMKRDALPGKYVEPGTTLYEIADLSTVWISADIYESEVAATKVGQPATVTFAAYPGKTFPGKVAYVYPTLNTEARTVRVRLEFPNPGLRLKPGMYGNVTLQTNAVRTLVVPKEAVMETGLRQLVFMDRGQGRYEPAAVKLGRRGQDAVEVMEGLKEGDRIVTSANFLLDAESKLASASSMQGMMGRIGMGDWQMRGAYEAKMEGMEGMSGMHGMEGMKSMGGMAGRGVEGMKGMDEMPGMKDMSGMPGMDPGSARAISGTRKVAGYTLTFTTLPETPKAGEVLLRLRVADQSGKPVTNAQVLFVYTMPMPGMTDSKAAASHIKDGLYEGKGMFGMSGTWVVTANLTIPGQPPIVEKFQFLVVGGGM, encoded by the coding sequence ATGAATCGGGACATGCGTACAAAAAGCCTTGTTGTCGGTATCGCAGTCGTCAGCTTGTTCGTCGGAATCACCGCCGGATTCTTCGCTGCCCATGGGGTGATGGGTGACATGTCAGGAATGAAGAGCAGTGGGGGGATGAAGGGCCATGGGATGGACGGTATGAAAGGCATGGAACCAATGCCAGGCATGTCCGACGCTTCATCCGGGGCAGTCGTTGTGCCGGCCGTGGCGAGACAGTTGATCGGTGTTCGTAGTGCTTCGGCAGCCCATGCAACTTTGGAGGAAGAGATCCGTACGGTCGGCACGGTCGGTTATGACGAACGGGGATTCACGCAAGTCACGCTGAAGATCTCCGGGTGGGTTCGAAAGGTCTTCATCGATTCGAGCGGTCGACCGGTTCGCAAAGGTGAACCGCTCTTCACCTTCTACTCGCCGGATCTCTTGGCCACGCAAGACGAGTATCTCCTTGCCATGAAGACGCGTGCGCAACTGACCGAAAGCCCGATCGACGAGGCGAAAGTCAACGCCGATGCGCTCGTGGCGAGCGCGCGGGCACGCTTGCGACTCTGGGATGTGACCGATTCGCAGATTGCGGCCCTGGAACGTCGTGGCCAAGCCGACCCGGTGCTCACGGTCTACGCGCCTTCCTCCGGCATCGTCATGAAACGTGACGCCTTACCCGGGAAGTATGTGGAGCCGGGCACGACGCTGTATGAGATCGCGGATCTTTCCACAGTCTGGATCTCCGCTGATATCTATGAATCAGAAGTGGCGGCCACGAAAGTCGGCCAGCCGGCAACGGTCACGTTTGCGGCTTATCCGGGGAAAACGTTCCCCGGCAAGGTGGCCTATGTGTACCCGACCTTGAATACCGAAGCCCGCACAGTACGGGTGCGATTGGAGTTTCCAAATCCTGGGCTGAGATTGAAGCCCGGCATGTACGGAAACGTGACTTTGCAAACGAATGCGGTCAGAACCCTGGTCGTGCCAAAGGAAGCCGTGATGGAGACCGGGCTTCGTCAACTCGTGTTCATGGATCGGGGGCAAGGCCGGTATGAGCCTGCTGCGGTCAAGTTGGGTCGCAGGGGTCAGGATGCAGTGGAAGTGATGGAGGGACTCAAAGAAGGAGACCGCATCGTGACCTCGGCCAATTTCTTGTTGGACGCGGAAAGTAAATTGGCATCGGCGTCGAGCATGCAGGGCATGATGGGCCGGATCGGCATGGGCGACTGGCAAATGCGCGGCGCCTATGAAGCCAAGATGGAGGGGATGGAAGGTATGTCCGGCATGCACGGGATGGAGGGCATGAAGAGCATGGGAGGAATGGCCGGCAGGGGAGTGGAGGGTATGAAAGGCATGGATGAAATGCCGGGCATGAAGGACATGAGCGGCATGCCGGGTATGGATCCTGGTTCAGCTAGGGCTATCTCAGGAACTCGCAAGGTAGCAGGATACACCCTGACCTTCACGACTCTGCCTGAAACGCCCAAGGCGGGTGAGGTGCTCCTCAGACTCAGGGTGGCGGATCAGAGCGGCAAGCCAGTGACCAATGCGCAAGTCCTGTTCGTCTACACCATGCCGATGCCAGGCATGACTGATTCAAAGGCCGCAGCTTCGCATATTAAAGACGGGCTCTATGAAGGCAAGGGGATGTTTGGGATGAGTGGTACTTGGGTTGTCACTGCCAATCTGACGATACCGGGCCAACCTCCAATAGTTGAAAAGTTTCAATTCCTGGTCGTAGGGGGAGGCATGTAA
- a CDS encoding efflux RND transporter permease subunit, giving the protein MIYRLIEVSSRNPVLVILCVLLLTVWGGWAVLDVPLDAIPDLSDVQVIVYTEWQGRSPTLIEDQITYPVVTSLLAGPKVKRVRGVSEYGVSYVYVIFEDRTDLYWARSRVLEYLQKLTGKLPSGVTPTLGPDATGVGWVYQYALVDESGAHDLAQLRSLQDWYLRYQLESVPGVAEVSAIGGFVKQYQIEVDPNTLAAYRLPIQKVIEAVRNSNAEVSGRVLEMAGTEYVIRGRGYLRSVDEIELIPVGTDGRGTPILVRDIGNVQLGPDQRRGIAELDGKGQTVGGIVIMRAGENALAVIERIKSRLKEITPALPEGIRIVPTYDRSDLIHRAIAVLREKLVEESVIVSLIALVFLFHVRSALVAILILPVAVLLAFIPMAYLKITSNIMSLGGIAIAIGAMVDAAIVMVENAHKRLEQSPSGNRTEIIIAAAKAVGRPLFFSLLVIAVSFLPIFALEAQEGRLFTPLAYTKTFSMLFATALSVTLAPVLMVLLIRGKVRPEAKNPLNRWLIALYRPILSGALRVRWLTVGVAVAAVAVTVPVFSQLGAEFMPPLNEGTILYMPTTVPGLSIPEATKVLQVQDQLLTTFPEVERVFGKMGKAPTATDPAFVGMAEITVTLKPESQWRPGMNWDRLLDEMDAKLRIPGFPNIWWMPIQTRTEMITTGVRSPVGIKVLGPDLKTIERIGLEIEQALATVPGTKSAFAERLNEGYYLDLIVNRREAARYGLTVGDVQAVITSAIGGETVTTTVEGRERYSVNVRYKRELRDDPDRLKRVLIPTPTGAQIPLSQIAEMVITQGPPSIADEAGSLAGLVSVSVSGRDLRGYVEDAQRAVRELVTSPSGYRLIWTGQYEHLVRAEERLKLVVPVTLAVILLLLYLNFRSLAKSLIVLLSVPFAVIGAIWYLHYLGYNLSVAVWVGIIALAGVAAETGVVMLVYLDEVYERRVREGRMTTEQDLRESIMEGAVQRVRPKIMTVAAIMGGLLPIMWTTGAGADVMKRIAAPMIGGMMSSTVLTLLVIPVLYAMWRGWSGTFGAPSPLTSTDPFQEKKAPVLPRG; this is encoded by the coding sequence ATGATTTATCGACTAATCGAAGTGAGTTCTAGGAATCCGGTGCTGGTGATTTTGTGTGTACTCTTGTTGACCGTCTGGGGTGGCTGGGCCGTGCTTGACGTTCCTCTGGATGCCATTCCCGATCTTTCGGATGTTCAGGTCATCGTCTATACCGAGTGGCAGGGGCGCAGTCCCACGCTTATTGAGGATCAAATCACCTACCCGGTCGTGACCTCTCTGCTCGCTGGACCTAAAGTCAAACGGGTCCGAGGTGTTTCGGAATACGGTGTCTCCTATGTCTATGTGATTTTTGAAGACCGAACCGATCTCTACTGGGCACGAAGTCGTGTCCTCGAATATCTTCAGAAGCTCACCGGCAAGTTGCCGTCAGGCGTGACGCCGACACTGGGGCCGGATGCGACCGGTGTCGGATGGGTCTATCAGTATGCGTTGGTGGACGAGTCGGGGGCTCACGATCTTGCACAGCTTAGGAGTCTTCAGGATTGGTATCTACGGTACCAACTGGAGAGTGTGCCTGGCGTGGCGGAAGTGTCGGCGATCGGCGGATTCGTCAAACAATACCAAATCGAAGTGGACCCCAATACGTTAGCGGCTTATCGGCTCCCGATTCAGAAGGTCATCGAAGCCGTCCGCAACAGCAACGCGGAGGTAAGCGGCCGGGTGTTGGAGATGGCCGGCACTGAATACGTCATTCGAGGCCGAGGGTATCTGCGGTCGGTTGATGAAATCGAGCTGATTCCCGTCGGCACGGATGGACGAGGCACGCCGATCCTGGTGCGTGACATCGGGAATGTCCAACTCGGGCCGGATCAGCGGCGGGGCATTGCCGAATTGGACGGCAAGGGCCAGACGGTCGGCGGCATCGTGATCATGCGGGCCGGAGAGAACGCGCTCGCCGTGATCGAGCGGATCAAATCCAGGCTGAAAGAAATTACCCCCGCTTTGCCAGAAGGCATACGCATTGTTCCCACTTATGATCGGTCCGATCTTATTCATCGTGCGATCGCCGTCCTCCGCGAGAAACTGGTTGAAGAAAGTGTGATCGTGAGCCTGATCGCACTGGTCTTTCTGTTTCACGTTCGAAGCGCCCTGGTGGCCATCCTCATTCTCCCAGTGGCAGTGCTGCTCGCTTTTATTCCGATGGCTTACTTGAAGATTACGTCCAACATCATGTCATTGGGCGGGATCGCCATCGCCATCGGAGCCATGGTCGATGCCGCGATCGTGATGGTTGAGAATGCCCATAAACGGTTGGAGCAATCTCCCTCAGGCAACCGGACGGAAATCATCATCGCTGCCGCAAAAGCGGTCGGGCGGCCTCTGTTCTTTTCACTGCTGGTGATCGCGGTGTCGTTCCTGCCGATCTTTGCCCTGGAAGCGCAGGAAGGTCGGCTGTTCACGCCCCTGGCCTACACCAAGACCTTTTCGATGCTCTTTGCCACCGCGCTCTCGGTGACATTGGCGCCCGTGCTGATGGTACTGTTGATTCGTGGGAAGGTTCGCCCTGAAGCCAAGAATCCTCTGAACCGGTGGCTCATTGCCCTGTATCGCCCCATCCTCTCAGGCGCCCTGCGAGTCCGGTGGCTGACCGTGGGCGTCGCCGTCGCGGCAGTGGCCGTTACGGTGCCGGTGTTCTCCCAACTCGGCGCGGAATTCATGCCGCCGCTGAACGAGGGCACTATTCTTTACATGCCTACGACCGTTCCAGGTCTTTCGATTCCCGAAGCGACGAAAGTCTTACAGGTCCAGGATCAGTTGCTCACAACCTTCCCCGAAGTTGAGCGGGTATTCGGCAAAATGGGAAAGGCACCGACCGCGACCGACCCAGCCTTTGTAGGAATGGCTGAGATTACCGTCACGCTCAAGCCGGAATCGCAGTGGCGGCCAGGCATGAACTGGGACCGATTACTGGATGAGATGGATGCCAAGCTGCGCATCCCTGGCTTTCCGAACATCTGGTGGATGCCGATTCAGACTCGCACGGAAATGATCACGACCGGTGTCCGAAGTCCGGTGGGAATCAAAGTGCTGGGGCCGGATTTGAAGACAATCGAGCGAATCGGTCTAGAGATCGAGCAGGCCTTGGCGACTGTTCCGGGTACTAAGAGCGCGTTCGCCGAGCGGCTTAATGAGGGCTACTACTTGGATCTGATCGTCAATCGGCGTGAAGCGGCCCGCTATGGCCTGACGGTGGGAGACGTGCAAGCGGTGATTACCTCGGCCATTGGAGGGGAAACTGTGACGACCACGGTCGAAGGTCGGGAACGGTACTCAGTCAATGTTCGATACAAGCGCGAGCTGCGCGACGATCCGGACCGGCTCAAACGGGTGCTGATTCCCACGCCGACCGGCGCGCAGATCCCCCTTAGTCAAATCGCGGAGATGGTGATCACACAGGGGCCCCCGTCGATCGCGGATGAGGCGGGATCGCTCGCCGGCCTAGTCTCGGTGTCGGTCAGCGGACGAGACCTGCGCGGCTATGTCGAAGATGCTCAACGAGCAGTCCGAGAGCTAGTGACCTCGCCGTCTGGGTACCGGCTGATCTGGACCGGGCAATACGAACATCTGGTGCGGGCGGAAGAGCGGCTGAAGCTGGTAGTGCCCGTGACACTGGCCGTGATTCTGTTGCTCCTGTATCTCAATTTCCGCTCGCTTGCGAAATCGCTGATCGTCCTCTTGTCCGTCCCCTTCGCCGTGATCGGAGCGATCTGGTATCTCCATTACCTTGGCTACAACCTCAGCGTGGCGGTCTGGGTGGGTATCATTGCGCTGGCTGGCGTGGCAGCGGAGACGGGTGTGGTGATGCTCGTCTATCTCGATGAAGTGTATGAGCGGCGTGTGCGAGAAGGCCGGATGACGACGGAGCAGGATCTAC